A portion of the Deinococcus peraridilitoris DSM 19664 genome contains these proteins:
- a CDS encoding SRPBCC family protein has product METNVSSNERLISSLGGGLLAILGLRRRGLGGLLLAAAGGYLIFRGASGHDPAYAAAGMNTAGEGAVSSKPVFVEHSVVVNRPAREVYAYWRKLENLPRIMSHLETVTEIDERRSRWVAKAPLGTHVEWEAEIVNDKPGERIGWHSLPGATVDNAGSVQFESLPGDSTRVHVALSYRPPAGALGAAIAKLFGEEPSVQIADDLQNFKSVFEGSTGSVPTPRTQA; this is encoded by the coding sequence ATGGAAACCAATGTCAGCAGCAACGAACGACTGATTTCATCCCTCGGCGGCGGACTTCTCGCCATTCTCGGCCTGCGCCGGCGCGGCCTGGGTGGGCTGCTGCTCGCCGCCGCAGGTGGTTACCTGATCTTCCGGGGCGCCAGTGGGCATGATCCCGCTTATGCGGCGGCCGGCATGAACACGGCTGGTGAAGGCGCGGTTTCCAGCAAACCCGTGTTCGTGGAGCACTCGGTGGTGGTGAACCGCCCGGCCCGTGAAGTCTACGCTTACTGGCGTAAGCTGGAGAACCTGCCGCGCATCATGAGCCACCTCGAAACCGTCACTGAAATCGACGAGCGCCGTTCACGCTGGGTCGCCAAGGCCCCCCTTGGTACCCACGTGGAGTGGGAAGCTGAGATCGTGAACGACAAGCCTGGCGAACGCATCGGCTGGCACTCGCTGCCCGGCGCCACGGTCGACAACGCCGGCAGCGTGCAGTTCGAAAGCCTGCCGGGAGACAGCACCCGCGTGCACGTGGCACTCTCTTACCGCCCTCCGGCCGGAGCGCTGGGCGCCGCCATCGCCAAACTGTTCGGCGAGGAACCCAGCGTGCAGATTGCCGACGACCTGCAGAACTTCAAGAGTGTGTTCGAAGGCAGCACGGGCTCGGTGCCCACCCCACGCACTCAGGCCTGA